A single Mixta calida DNA region contains:
- a CDS encoding MmcQ/YjbR family DNA-binding protein — MNTSDLLSYCMSKEGAEQRVHNDWKATQIQSDGVLFAMVHESEGRPAVSLKTSPALAELLREQHEDVFPSAHLNKTHWSTLYLDGGLKDSQIYYLVDASLQQALATKGGHHG, encoded by the coding sequence ATGAATACGTCCGATCTGCTGTCATACTGCATGAGCAAAGAGGGCGCGGAGCAACGCGTCCATAACGACTGGAAAGCGACGCAAATCCAGTCTGACGGCGTGCTGTTCGCCATGGTGCATGAATCGGAAGGGCGCCCGGCCGTCTCGCTGAAAACCTCGCCGGCGCTGGCTGAACTGCTGCGCGAGCAGCATGAGGATGTCTTTCCCAGCGCGCACCTGAATAAAACGCACTGGAGCACGCTTTACCTCGACGGCGGACTGAAGGATTCGCAGATCTACTATCTGGTGGATGCGTCGCTACAGCAGGCGCTGGCGACGAAAGGCGGACATCACGGCTGA
- a CDS encoding secondary thiamine-phosphate synthase enzyme YjbQ, whose protein sequence is MWHQQTLSLSAKARGFHLVTDEIVQQLPALREINTGLLHLLLQHTSASITLNENCDPTVRSDMEQHFLRHVPEDAPYQHDYEGADDMPAHIKSSLLGVSLLLPVSRGRLVLGTWQGIWLGEHRVHGGSRRIVATLQGE, encoded by the coding sequence ATGTGGCATCAACAGACCCTTTCGCTGAGCGCAAAAGCGCGCGGCTTTCACCTGGTGACCGATGAGATTGTGCAACAGCTACCGGCGCTACGTGAAATCAACACGGGACTGCTGCATCTGCTGCTACAGCACACTTCCGCTTCAATCACCCTGAATGAAAATTGCGATCCCACGGTGCGCAGCGATATGGAGCAGCATTTCCTGCGCCATGTGCCGGAAGATGCGCCTTACCAGCACGATTATGAAGGCGCGGACGATATGCCGGCGCACATTAAATCGTCGCTGCTGGGCGTATCGCTGCTGCTGCCGGTTAGCCGTGGGCGTCTGGTCTTAGGTACGTGGCAGGGCATCTGGCTGGGAGAACACCGCGTACATGGCGGCTCACGTCGGATTGTCGCCACGCTGCAAGGAGAATAA